A window of Nocardia arthritidis genomic DNA:
TGGGCGCAGCCGGTCGGCAAGCCGATCGACCCGAACAACGCCTGCGGCAAGCGGGTCGCGGTGCAGGCCAACACCGTCGAGGACACCGACGAGATCCCGGCCAAGAGCAAGAAGTGCACCGATGCGGGCAAGCCCGCCATCGATAAGAAGTCGTTCGACGAGCAGAGCGCCGCGACCAACGCGGTGGTGCTCGGCCAGGTCGACGGCATGTCGGCCGACTCTCCGGTGACCGCCTACGGCATCAAGCAGAGCGGCGGCAAGATCGAGGCCGCCGGTCAGGTATTCGATTCCGCGCCGTACGGCTGGGCGGTGCCGAAGGGTTCGCCGCTGGGCAAACTGCTGTCCGCCGCCGTGCAGCACCTCATCGATTCCGGAAAGTACCTGGAGATCTGCAAGAACTGGGGCGTCCAGGACGGTGCGATCACCAAGTCGGTCGTGAACGGCGCCGAGAGCTGATCGATGCCCTCATCTGATACGACGGCCTTGCCCGGCGACACCGGGCAAGGTGGGGGAGCCACCACCGCAGGCGAACCCACTCCGATCAAGGCAATACCGCTACGCCGCCCCGGCCGCTGGATCGCCGCCGCGATCATCCTCGTGCTGGTCGCACTGTTCGGTTACGGCGCGGCCACCAACTCGGCCTACGGCTGGCGCACCTACTGGAAATATCTGTTCGACAGCCGGATCGAATCCGGTGTGGTGATCACGCTGGAGCTGACCGTCCTGGCCATGGCGCTGGCCGTGGTGCTCGGCACGGTGCTCGCGGTGATGCGCCTATCGCCGAACCCGGTGCTGCGGTCGGCGGCCTGGGTGTATCTCTGGATCTTCCGTGGCACACCGGTTTACGTGCAGTTGGTGTTCTGGGGTCTGTTCCCGTCGCTGTACAAGAACATTCAGCTCGGCGTTCCGTTCGGGCCGCAGTTGCTCCACATCGACGTGCAGCACATGCAGGCCACCTTCCTCTTCGTGGTGATCGGCCTCGGCCTGAACGAGGCCGCGTACATGGCCGAAATCGTCCGCGCCGGAATCAATTCCGTCGGTGAAGGACAGCGCGAGGCGTCCATCGCGCTCGGCATGTCCTGGGGCCAGACCATGCGCCGCACGGTGCTGCCGCAGGCGATGCGGGTGATCATCCCGCCGACCGGTAACGAGCTGATCGGCATGTTGAAGACCACCTCGCTGGCGGCCGCGGTGCCCTACACCGCCGACGTGTACGGCCGGGCCCGCGACATCTTCGCGGTGAACTTCCAGCCGATCCCGCTGCTGCTGGTCGCCGCGACCTGGTATCTGGCGATCACCAGCGTGCTGATGGTCGGCCAGTTCTACCTGGAGCGCTACTACTCCCGCGGCGCGACCAGACAGCTGACCTCCAAGCAGCTGCAGGAGCTGGCGGACGCGCAGACGATTGTGAAGGCGAAATGAGCGGCGAGCAGGACATGACGCAACCGACCGACCCGGCGCAGCCGATGATCGTCGCCGATCGGGTGTGCAAGAGCTTCGGCGCGCTGCAGGTGCTCAAGGGTGTTTCGCTGAATGTCGGGCGGGGCGAGGTGCTTTGTGTCGTCGGGCCGTCCGGTTCCGGCAAGTCCACCTTCCTGCGCTGCATCAACCATCTCGAGGACATCAGCGCGGGCCGCCTGTACGTCGATGGTGATCTGGTGGGCTATCGCGAGCGCAACGGCAAGCTCTACGAGCTGCATCCGCGCGAGGCGGCCAAGCAGCGCCGCGAAATCGGCATGGTGTTCCAGCATTTCAATCTGTTCCCGCACCGCACTGCGCTGGAGAACGTGATCGAGGCGCCGATACAGGTCAAGAAGGTCGACAGGGCGCGCGCGATCGCCAGGGGCAAGGAGCTGCTGGACCGAGTCGGCTTGGCGGAGAAGGCGAATGCCTATCCGGCCCAGCTGTCCGGCGGTCAGCAGCAGCGCGTCGCCATCGCCCGTGCGCTGGCCATGGACCCCAAGCTGATGCTCTTCGACGAGCCGACCTCGGCGCTGGATCCGGAGCTGGTCGGCGAGGTGCTTTCGGTCATGCGGGAACTCGCGCGGTCCGGTATGACGATGGTGGTGGTGACGCACGAAATGGGTTTCGCCCGCGAGGTCGCCGATCAGCTGGTGTTCATGGACGGCGGCGTGGTGGTCGAGGCCGGGGCGCCGCTCGACGTACTGACCAATCCGCAGCACCAGCGCACGAAGGCTTTCCTGTCCCGGATCCTATAGAGTTCCGGCCGTGCTGCCGGACCTGAGCGAGTTGAATTCGGACGCGGCGTACGCGGCGCGCCGCAACGATATCGAGCTGTGGGCGCCTTGGGCCCGGCACGCGCTGGCCTCGGTGGGGCTACCGCAGCCGCGGACCTTGACGGTGCCGGGGCCGAGCACCAATCCGGTGGTCGTCGGCGATAACGGGATGGTGGTGAAGTTCTTCGGCCCGTATTGGTCCGGTCCGGAGAGTCTGGTGTCGGAGACCGAGGCGTATCGGGTGCTCGGCGGGCAACCGCTGCCGGTGCCTCGGCTGCTCGCCCGGGGTGAGCTGCTTCCCGGCGAAAGTGGTTGGCATTGGCCGTTTCTGGTGACATCGGCGGTGGCGGGACGGCCGTGGCGGCAGGTGCTGGCGACCGCGGGCCGGGCCACCGCGCTGCGGTTGGCCAGGAGTGCGGGCGAGCTGCTGGTGGGCCTGCGGGCGGTGCCGCTGGTGGAAACCGGCGTACTCGGTTACGACGCACCGGAATTCGCCGAGATGCTGCGGCCACGGCGCAGCGCGACGGTGGCCGACCATCGAGGGTGGGGCTACCTGTCGCCGGAGCTGCTCGCCGCCGTCGAGGGATTCCTGCCGGATGTCGACGACCTGATCGACGGCGCCGCACCGGTTTTCGTGCACGGCGACCTGAACGCGGACAATCTCTTCGCCGATCCGGAGCGCGGTGAGATCACCGGCCTGATCGACTTCAACGACGTCTACGCGGGCGACTTCCGGTACAGCCTGGTGCAGTTGCATCTCAACGCGTTCCGCGCCGACCGGGAGCTGTTGGGTGTCGCGCTGGCGGCCGCCGAATTCGAGGTGACGCCCGAGTTCCCAAGGGCGATGCTGGCTTTCACCTTCCTGCACGATTTCGAGGTGTTGGAGGAGGTCCCGTTCGACCTGACCGGAATCACCGATATCGATGAACTCGCCGAAACGCTTTGGGGCGTGCACTGATTCGGTTGCACGGCCGAATCGCTACGGCTGTACGTTCCGGGAGTTCTTGTGATGCACGGCTATCCGGAGCTGGCCCAGGAGCACCTTCGCGGCCGGGGCCGGTGGTGGGTCGCGCCGCCAGACGAGCGCGAGCCTGCCGCGCAACGGTGGATCGACGATTTGCAGCGTCCGGACACCGAACGCCGCCGCCTGCTCGGGGGTGAGTTCCGGTACCACCGCGATGCCTAGCCCGCGCGCGGCCAGTCGCAACAGCACCGGCGGAGCGGCGGCCTCGAAGGCGATATCGGGCTCGAATCCGGCCGCCGCGCAGGCGCGTTCGAGCACGCCGCGGACACCGGTGCCCGCGGGCAGACAGATCAGCGGATGCTCGCGCAGCGCGTCGAGCGCGATCCGGTCGGTGTGCGTGTCGTCGGCCGCGGCCACCGCGGCGACGACGGCGGTATCCAGGACGATCTCGGTGTCGATGGCGGGATCCAGTGCGGCGCCGGTCAATCCGACGAGGGCGAGATCGAGTTCGCCGGAGCGCACGGCCGCGAGCATGCGGTCGGAGGTGTCCTCGGTGAGGCTGATGCCGACCTGCGGATGGTCGTCGTGGAAATCGGCGAGCAGCCCCGGTGCGTCGAATTCGTCGGTGGCCGCGCCCGAGATGAGGCCCATCCGGACGTGGCCGCGCAGCAGCCCGGTGAATTCGTCGACCGTCTGGGTGATCCGCTCGGCCGCGTCCAGGGCGGCCCTGGCGTGCGCGAGCACCGCCGCGCCCACCGCGGTGGGGACGACCGAGCGCGGGCCGCGTTCCAGCAGCGGCTGCCCGAGCTCGCGCTCCAGCTGGCGGATCTGTGCGCTCAGGCCGGGCTGGGCCAGGTGGAGCCGGGCCGCGGCCCTGGTGAAATTGGCCTCCTCGACCACCGTGACGAAGTAGCGCAGCTGCCGCAGTTCCATAAACAATCATTCTAGCTATTAGAAGATCTATCTGTTGTACTTCTAGCTCGTGGTCGAGCATCGTATGAGTCATGGGAAATAACGCAACGCAGACCGTCGACACCTTCACCGGCCCGGTCTTCCGCCCCGGCGACGAAGGGTACGAAGCGGAGATCGCCGGATTCCAGACCGCGTATACGCACCGGCCCGCGCTCGTGGTGGGTGCGGTGCACGCCGAGGATGTCCGCAGCGCGGTGGAATACGCGGCGCGGCAAGGACTTCCGGTTGCCGTTCAGGCGACCGGGCACGGGCTCTCGGTCGCGGCCGACGGCGGTGTGCTGATCAGCACCCGCCGGATGACCGCCATCACCATAGATCCGGCCACCCGGATCGCCCGGATCGGTGCGGGCGTGCGGGCGGGTGCGCTGGTCGAGGCGGCGGCACGGCACGGTCTCGCCCCGCTCAACGGGTCCTCGCCATCGGTCGGCGTCGTCGGGTACAGCCTCGGCGGTGGAACCGGCATCCTGGCAAGGCAATTCGGCTACGCGGCCGATCATGTGCGTGCGATCGAACTGGTCACCGCCGACGGCCGGGTGCGCAGGCTGACCCCGGGCGACGAACTGTTCGGCGCGGTGCTCGGCACCGGCGGCAACTTCGGCGTGATCACCGCGCTGGAGGTGGAACTGGTTGAGCTGACGGAGGTTTGGGGCGGTCAGCTGGTGTTCGATACGCCGCTGGTGGACGCCGCGCTCGCGGCGTGGCGGGAATGGACCGCGACGGTGCCCGAGGAACTCACCTCCACCGTCGTCCTGCTCACCTTCCCGGATATCCCGCAGGTGCCCGAGCCGTTGCGCGGCCGGTACGTGGCCTCGTTCCGGATCGCCTTCACCGGATCGGCCGAGGAGGGGGAGCGGCTGGTGGCACCGCTGCGGGCGGTGGGCCCGCGGCTGAAGGACGACCTGCGCACCATGCCGTACACCGAAAACCACACCATTCACAGCGATCCCGAACATCCGCACGGGTACGCCGCGACCAATGCCATGCTCGGCGAGCTGACCCCCGAGACGCTGTCCGCGCTGCTCGCGCTGACCGGTCCGGACGGCCCGCTGCGAGTGGTCGTCGATATCCGCCACCTGGGCGGCGCGCTGCGGCGGCCGGGCCCGAACGGCGTCGCGGTCGATCACCGGGACGCCGCGTATGTGGTGCGGGTGATCGCCATGCCCGAGCCGGCGGACGGCGCCGCGGCGCCGGCGGCGCTGGCACAGGTGCGAGAGGCGTTGGCGCCGTGGACGATCGGCCACAGCCTGAATTTCCTCTACGGTGCGGGCGCGGCCGCCGACGAGGCGCAGACGAGGGCGGGATACGCCGCCGAGACCTACGCCCGGCTCGCGGCCTTGAAGTCGAAGTACGACGCGCACAACATGTTCCGGTTCAACCGCAACATCCGGCCGAATTGACCTGCCGCCCGGCCTGATCGGGCGCGGTGCCGAAATATGTCGGCACCGCGCCCGATTCGTGTGTCACACGAGGATCGCGCCGCCGTCCAGCGGCATGATCGTGCCGGTCGCGTGCCGCTGGGTCAGGTAGAACAGGTACGCCTCGGCGATATCGGTGGTCTCGCCGATCCGGCCCAGCGGTGCGCCGCCGCCGCTGCCGTAGAGCTGTTCGCGCGCATCCTCCGGCAGGAAATCCCACATCGGTGAACGAACGACGCCCGGCATCACCGCATTCACCCGGGTAGGGGCGAGTTCCACGGCCAGCGCCCTGGTCAGACCCTCCAGCGCGCCGCAGACGCTGGAGGTCACCGTCGACCCGGGTATCGGCCGGGGGCTCGCGGTACCGGTGGTGAGGGTGATCGAGCCGCCGGGCGCGATCAGCGGCGCGGCCGCCCGCACCGCGGCGAGCACGCCGAAATACCTGAGCTCGAAGAACTTTCGCGCGGCGGTCAGGTCCAGATCGGCGAGCGGGCCGAGCAGCAGCGCCTCGCCCGCGGTGAATACCAGATGGTCCAGGGCGCCGATCTCGTCGAACAGCGCGGTCACCCGGGCCGGTTCGGTCAGGTCGGCGACCTTGCCCGCGACGCCGTCCGGCAGCTGCGCGACCGCATGCGCCACCCGCTCCGGATCACTGGAAACCACCGTGACTTTCGCCGCCCGCCCGGCCGCGGCGGCGGCCACCGCGAATCCGATTCCCGAGGTACCGCCCAGGACTACGACATGTTGTCCAGTGAGGGACATGGCTTTTCCTTTCGGTCGAAACTGCCTGTCCACCTTCGGTCCGCGAGCCCGCCCGCGTCCAAAACCCTTTTCCGCGTCTGTAATACCCTGAGGGCATCATGGTGGATGTCGACCTGCGCAAGTTGCGCTATTTCGTCGCCGTGGCCGAGCATCTGCACTTCGGCCGGGCGGCTCGGGCGCTGTATATCGCGCAGCCGGTACTGTCCCGGCAGATCCGGGCGCTCGAGGACGAACTCGGCGCGCAGCTGTTCGTCCGGGACCGTCGCTCGACCGAGCTGACCGCGGCGGGGGCACAGCTGCTCGCCGACGCACGTCCGCTGCTGGCCAGCGCGAATGCCTTGCGTCGCAGGGTGATTCGGGCGTCACGCGATGCGGACACGTTCACCGTCGGCTTCATGCCCGGCCTGATCGTCACCGAGCCGGTGCGGGCGCTGCGTGAACGCCATCCCGGGCTCACCGTCGAGTTGGTGCGCACCACCTGGGACGACCAGGTCGAGGTGATCCGCGACGGCCGGGTCGACGCCGGCTTCGTGCGCATGCCGATCGACCGGCACGGCCTGCGCGTGCGCCCGCTGTACACCGAGCCGAGGGTGGTGGTGCTGGCCGCCGAGCACCGGCTCGCGGGCAAGGAGTCGGTCGAGATCGCCGATCTCGCCGACGAGCGGCTGAGTCAGGATCCGGATGCGGTGCCGGAATGGCGGGATATCGCGACGCGTTCGCGCGACGTGGCACCGGTCTTCCGCAGCGTCGAGGAAAAGCTCGAGCATGTGGCCGCCGGATACGGGATCGTCGTGCTGCCGCTCTCGGTGGCGACCTTCTACACCCGGCCGGATATCGCCTATGTGCCGGTGCGCGGGCTCGCACCCAACCAGGTATGCCTGGCCTGGGCGGTCGAGCGGCGCGATCCGCTGTTCGACGAATTCGCCGAGCTCGCGGCCGTGCGCTGAACCGATCGTCATCGAAAATCCGGACTTCCGGGCCGGGGATACTGCTGCTATCTTAGTGATATCACCATGATACTAGGAGGATGTCATGAAGCTTCGGGCTGCCTTTCACGTCAACGGGTTCCCGGTGCTACTGGGGGTGTTCGTGCTGGTCATCGGATTCGGTGCGGCCGCGGCGGCCGGCTATGCCGAGGGGGCCAAGAACGACAACGCGCTGGCAATAGCCGGGGCAATCGTCGGGACGCTCGTCGTGGTCGCGCTACTGCTCTCCGCGACTGGGCTGGTGGTCGTGAATCCCAACGAGGCCAAGGTTATTCAGTTCTTCGGCCGCTATATCGGCTCGGTGAGCGAACCCGGCTTCTACTCGGTGGTCCCGCTCACCGACCGCAAGAGCATCTCGCTGCGGGTGCGTAACTTCGAAACGCAGAAGCTGAAGGTCAACGATGCCGACGGCAATCCGGTCGAGATCGCCGCCGTGGTGGTCTATCGGGTGGTCGACAGCTTCAAGGCCGCCTTCGCCGTCGACGATTACGAGGTGTACGTGGAAACCCAGTCCGAGGCCGCGGTCCGGCATCTGGCCACCACCCACCCGTACGACGCGCACGACACGGAGCGCACCAGCCTGCGCGACGGCGCCGAGGTGGCGGGCGAGCTCACCACCGAATTGCGCGACCGCACCGAGATGGCGGGCATCGAGATCATCGAGGCCAGGATCACCCACCTCGCCTACGCGCCCGAGATCGCGCAGGCCATGTTGGTTCGTCAGCAGGCCGCCCAGGTGGTCGCGGCCCGGACCAAGATCGTCGAGGGCGCGGTCGGTATGGTCGGATTGGCCCTGGACCGGCTGGCGGAGCAGGGCGTGGTGGAACTGGATGAGGAGCGCAAGGCGACGATGGTGTCCAACCTGCTTGTCGTACTGTGTGGCGATCGCGCGACACAGCCCGTCGTCAACGCCGGAACCCTCTACAGCTGAGCCGATCTCATGGTCGAGCGCAAAAAGATACTGCTGCGCCTGGATCCGTCGGTGCACGACGCCATCGCCAAGTGGGCCGCCGACGACCTGCGCAGTATCAACGCCCAGATCGAGTACGCACTGCGGCTGGCGCTGGAGGAGGCGGGCCGCAAACCGAAATCGAAACCTGTGGGGGACTGAGTAGCGCTGAAGCGACGCCGGGCATCGGGTGCGACGCCCGGCGTCGTGCTATCTGGGCATTTGAGGGTTTACCCGCTAGATAGCAGAGAAATTCGCGGAAAATACCAATACGGTGTTCAATGATATCGTTGAAGGGGTCATTTTGTTGTGTAGCAAAGGATTCCGATGACCTCTCCGATATCAGTCTCCGGCCTCGACCTCTCCGCCGCCGCGCTCGCCGATTCGGTACGCACCTTCCTGGACGCCCTCCCGACGCCGCCGTCGCTGCTCGCCCTCGGCGAGCCGACGCACGGCATCGAGGCATTCCCGGAACTGCGCAACGGCCTGCTGCGGGAACTGGTGTCGCGGCACGGTTTTCGCGCCATCGCACTCGAATCGGATTGCCTCGCGGGCATATTGGTCGACGATTACGTGACCACCGGCCGCGGCGATCTCGACGATGTGCTCGCGCGCGGGTTCAGTCACAACTTCGGTACGTTCCGGGCGAATCGTGAATTGATCTGCTGGCTGCGCGATTACAACGCCGGTGTGGCCCCGGCCGATCGCGTCCGCTTCCACGGTTTCGACGGTCCGCTCGAGATAGCGGCGGCGCCGAGCCCCCGCGTCGTCGTGCACTCGGTCCATACCTTTCTGGCCGAACATCTGCCCGCGTCGCGAATCCCGCACACCGCAGGCGAATTGGACGAGCTGATCGGTGACGACGCGGAATGGTCGAATCCGGATGCCATGTGGGAGGCGGCCCGGTCCATCGGCGACACCGACCGGGCCAGGGCATTGCGCTGTGCCGTGGACGACCTACTGGGTTGTTTCGAGGCCGAAGTGCCCATCCTGCGAAAGGCCGTTTCCGACAAGGATTTCGAGCGCGCCAGCATGTTCGCCAGAACCGCGCACGGGCTGCTGCGCTACCACGCCGCGATGGCGAATCCGGTGCCGGACCGGATCTCGATACTGGGCGGCCTGCGCGATGTCATGATGTCGGAGAATCTGCTCGCGATCGCCGAAACCGGCAGGCCTGCCTTGGTATTCGCGAGCAATGCGCATCTACAGCGCAACGAGGCCAACGTGCGGACCACCATCGGACCGGACTGGCGCTGGTGGAGTGCGGGCGCGCTCGCCGCCGCGCACCTGGGCGAGCGCTATGTCTTCATCGCCGCCGACGGCGTCGACGATGTCGACACCCGGGAGGACCGGTCCACCCTGCAAGGTGTGCTCGCGGCGGCGACCGCGGAGCGTGCGCTCTTCCCGCCGCGCGAACTCGCCACCATCCTCGCGGAATATCCCGAGCTGCGGCCCCGGTCCACCGACGACACCCGCTATGCCCCGCTCGATCCGGCGATCGGCATGGATGCCGTCGCCTTCCTCAGGATTCCGGTTTCTCGGTGATGAATATGGCGGTGCCGGGAAATAACTCGCCGCGCAGCGGACTCCACTGACCCCATTCCCGGTCCAGCCATTCCGGCCAATCCGGTTCCACGATGTCCTTCAGGAGCAGACCGGCCGCGACGATTTCGCGCACCCGGTCGCCGATGGTGCGGTGGTGTTCCACATAGGTCGGCAGACCTTCACCGTCCAACTCCACATAGGGCGTTCGGTCGAAATAGGGAATCGATGCGGTCAACCCGGCTGGACCGGGATCGTCGGGGAAGACCCAGCGCATCGGATGGTTCACCGAGAAAACCCAGCGGCCGCCCGGCCGCAGCACCCGGGCCACCTCGCGCATCACCAGGGCCGAATCCGCGACGAACGGCACCGCGCCGAAGGCCGAACAGGCCAGGTCGAACGATTCGTCCCGGAACGGCAGCGCCTCCGCGCCCGCCTGCACCAGCGGTACCCGCGGCCCGCCCCGGTCCATCGCCGCGCGCCCGCGCGCCAGCATCCCCATGGACAGGTCGAGCCCGACCGGATGCGCGCCCTGCCCGGCCAGCCAGCGCGCGCACGGCGCCGAACCGCAGCCGATCTCCAGGATCCGCTTGCCCGCCAGCTCGCCGAGGAAATGCATATCGCCCTCGTGCAGACCCTCTGGGCACCAGATGAATTCGCCCTCGGGGGAGTCGACTCCGAGGAAATCGGCGTGGGTTTCGTGGTACTGCTCGGCGTCGGCGTCCCACCAGCGCCGGCTGGCCTGCTGACTCGCGGCCGAACCGAGCCGGGTCCGCGCCGTTCCCGCGGTTCCGAGCAGTGCGTTTGCCATCGCATGGCGTTCATCCGACACGCCGACAGCGTAATCGGCGCGGCGCGTGGGACCGGTTTGCCCGGCCGGACCAAGGTCGCGTACGCTGAACGCGCGAGTGTCTTCAGTACAACCGTACCGGAGTTCAACCCGTGCTGAGTTTCACATGCGTTGCGTGCGGTACGTTCCTAGTGTCCGTCAATCACACCTGCGCGGTGAGATCGCAGCGTACCGAAAGTTCCAATGTCCGCAACCGACCACAATCCGTCCGGAGCAAACCGACACATGCCCACCACCGTCACCTCGCCGCAGGTAGCCGTCAACGACATCGGCTCCGCCGAGGACTTCCTCGCCGCCATCGACGCCACGATCAAGTACTTCAACGACGGCGACATCGTCGAAGGAACCATCGTCAAGGTCGACCGCGACGAGGTTCTGCTCGACATCGGTTACAAGACCGAAGGCGTCATCCCCTCCCGCGAACTCTCCATCAAGCACGATGTCGACCCGAACGAGGTCGTTTCCGTGGGCGATGAGGTCGAGGCCCTCGTTCTCACCAAGGAGGACAAGGAAGGCCGCCTGATCCTGTCGAAGAAGCGGGCGCAGTACGAGCGTGCGTGGGGCACCATCGAAGAGCTCAAGGAGAAGGACGAGGCCGTCAAGGGCACCGTCATCGAGGTCGTGAAGGGCGGTCTGATCCTGGACATCGGCCTGCGCGGCTTCCTCCCTGCCTCGCTCGTCGAGATGCGCCGCGTCCGCGATCTGCAGCCGTACGTCGGCAAGGAGATCGAGGCCAAGATCATCGAACTGGACAAGAACCGCAACAACGTGGTCCTGTCCCGTCGCGCCTGGCTGGAGCAGACCCAGTCCGAGGTGCGCAGCGAATTC
This region includes:
- a CDS encoding LysR family transcriptional regulator: MELRQLRYFVTVVEEANFTRAAARLHLAQPGLSAQIRQLERELGQPLLERGPRSVVPTAVGAAVLAHARAALDAAERITQTVDEFTGLLRGHVRMGLISGAATDEFDAPGLLADFHDDHPQVGISLTEDTSDRMLAAVRSGELDLALVGLTGAALDPAIDTEIVLDTAVVAAVAAADDTHTDRIALDALREHPLICLPAGTGVRGVLERACAAAGFEPDIAFEAAAPPVLLRLAARGLGIAVVPELTPEQAAAFGVRTLQIVDPPLRGRLALVWRRDPPPAPAAKVLLGQLRIAVHHKNSRNVQP
- a CDS encoding SDR family oxidoreductase: MSLTGQHVVVLGGTSGIGFAVAAAAAGRAAKVTVVSSDPERVAHAVAQLPDGVAGKVADLTEPARVTALFDEIGALDHLVFTAGEALLLGPLADLDLTAARKFFELRYFGVLAAVRAAAPLIAPGGSITLTTGTASPRPIPGSTVTSSVCGALEGLTRALAVELAPTRVNAVMPGVVRSPMWDFLPEDAREQLYGSGGGAPLGRIGETTDIAEAYLFYLTQRHATGTIMPLDGGAILV
- a CDS encoding amino acid ABC transporter permease — encoded protein: MPSSDTTALPGDTGQGGGATTAGEPTPIKAIPLRRPGRWIAAAIILVLVALFGYGAATNSAYGWRTYWKYLFDSRIESGVVITLELTVLAMALAVVLGTVLAVMRLSPNPVLRSAAWVYLWIFRGTPVYVQLVFWGLFPSLYKNIQLGVPFGPQLLHIDVQHMQATFLFVVIGLGLNEAAYMAEIVRAGINSVGEGQREASIALGMSWGQTMRRTVLPQAMRVIIPPTGNELIGMLKTTSLAAAVPYTADVYGRARDIFAVNFQPIPLLLVAATWYLAITSVLMVGQFYLERYYSRGATRQLTSKQLQELADAQTIVKAK
- a CDS encoding class I SAM-dependent methyltransferase; amino-acid sequence: MSDERHAMANALLGTAGTARTRLGSAASQQASRRWWDADAEQYHETHADFLGVDSPEGEFIWCPEGLHEGDMHFLGELAGKRILEIGCGSAPCARWLAGQGAHPVGLDLSMGMLARGRAAMDRGGPRVPLVQAGAEALPFRDESFDLACSAFGAVPFVADSALVMREVARVLRPGGRWVFSVNHPMRWVFPDDPGPAGLTASIPYFDRTPYVELDGEGLPTYVEHHRTIGDRVREIVAAGLLLKDIVEPDWPEWLDREWGQWSPLRGELFPGTAIFITEKPES
- a CDS encoding erythromycin esterase family protein — encoded protein: MTSPISVSGLDLSAAALADSVRTFLDALPTPPSLLALGEPTHGIEAFPELRNGLLRELVSRHGFRAIALESDCLAGILVDDYVTTGRGDLDDVLARGFSHNFGTFRANRELICWLRDYNAGVAPADRVRFHGFDGPLEIAAAPSPRVVVHSVHTFLAEHLPASRIPHTAGELDELIGDDAEWSNPDAMWEAARSIGDTDRARALRCAVDDLLGCFEAEVPILRKAVSDKDFERASMFARTAHGLLRYHAAMANPVPDRISILGGLRDVMMSENLLAIAETGRPALVFASNAHLQRNEANVRTTIGPDWRWWSAGALAAAHLGERYVFIAADGVDDVDTREDRSTLQGVLAAATAERALFPPRELATILAEYPELRPRSTDDTRYAPLDPAIGMDAVAFLRIPVSR
- a CDS encoding amino acid ABC transporter ATP-binding protein, which codes for MIVADRVCKSFGALQVLKGVSLNVGRGEVLCVVGPSGSGKSTFLRCINHLEDISAGRLYVDGDLVGYRERNGKLYELHPREAAKQRREIGMVFQHFNLFPHRTALENVIEAPIQVKKVDRARAIARGKELLDRVGLAEKANAYPAQLSGGQQQRVAIARALAMDPKLMLFDEPTSALDPELVGEVLSVMRELARSGMTMVVVTHEMGFAREVADQLVFMDGGVVVEAGAPLDVLTNPQHQRTKAFLSRIL
- a CDS encoding SPFH domain-containing protein — translated: MKLRAAFHVNGFPVLLGVFVLVIGFGAAAAAGYAEGAKNDNALAIAGAIVGTLVVVALLLSATGLVVVNPNEAKVIQFFGRYIGSVSEPGFYSVVPLTDRKSISLRVRNFETQKLKVNDADGNPVEIAAVVVYRVVDSFKAAFAVDDYEVYVETQSEAAVRHLATTHPYDAHDTERTSLRDGAEVAGELTTELRDRTEMAGIEIIEARITHLAYAPEIAQAMLVRQQAAQVVAARTKIVEGAVGMVGLALDRLAEQGVVELDEERKATMVSNLLVVLCGDRATQPVVNAGTLYS
- a CDS encoding FAD-binding oxidoreductase, with protein sequence MGNNATQTVDTFTGPVFRPGDEGYEAEIAGFQTAYTHRPALVVGAVHAEDVRSAVEYAARQGLPVAVQATGHGLSVAADGGVLISTRRMTAITIDPATRIARIGAGVRAGALVEAAARHGLAPLNGSSPSVGVVGYSLGGGTGILARQFGYAADHVRAIELVTADGRVRRLTPGDELFGAVLGTGGNFGVITALEVELVELTEVWGGQLVFDTPLVDAALAAWREWTATVPEELTSTVVLLTFPDIPQVPEPLRGRYVASFRIAFTGSAEEGERLVAPLRAVGPRLKDDLRTMPYTENHTIHSDPEHPHGYAATNAMLGELTPETLSALLALTGPDGPLRVVVDIRHLGGALRRPGPNGVAVDHRDAAYVVRVIAMPEPADGAAAPAALAQVREALAPWTIGHSLNFLYGAGAAADEAQTRAGYAAETYARLAALKSKYDAHNMFRFNRNIRPN
- a CDS encoding LysR family transcriptional regulator; its protein translation is MVDVDLRKLRYFVAVAEHLHFGRAARALYIAQPVLSRQIRALEDELGAQLFVRDRRSTELTAAGAQLLADARPLLASANALRRRVIRASRDADTFTVGFMPGLIVTEPVRALRERHPGLTVELVRTTWDDQVEVIRDGRVDAGFVRMPIDRHGLRVRPLYTEPRVVVLAAEHRLAGKESVEIADLADERLSQDPDAVPEWRDIATRSRDVAPVFRSVEEKLEHVAAGYGIVVLPLSVATFYTRPDIAYVPVRGLAPNQVCLAWAVERRDPLFDEFAELAAVR
- a CDS encoding phosphotransferase family protein gives rise to the protein MLPDLSELNSDAAYAARRNDIELWAPWARHALASVGLPQPRTLTVPGPSTNPVVVGDNGMVVKFFGPYWSGPESLVSETEAYRVLGGQPLPVPRLLARGELLPGESGWHWPFLVTSAVAGRPWRQVLATAGRATALRLARSAGELLVGLRAVPLVETGVLGYDAPEFAEMLRPRRSATVADHRGWGYLSPELLAAVEGFLPDVDDLIDGAAPVFVHGDLNADNLFADPERGEITGLIDFNDVYAGDFRYSLVQLHLNAFRADRELLGVALAAAEFEVTPEFPRAMLAFTFLHDFEVLEEVPFDLTGITDIDELAETLWGVH
- a CDS encoding toxin-antitoxin system HicB family antitoxin; the protein is MVERKKILLRLDPSVHDAIAKWAADDLRSINAQIEYALRLALEEAGRKPKSKPVGD